From Rutidosis leptorrhynchoides isolate AG116_Rl617_1_P2 chromosome 3, CSIRO_AGI_Rlap_v1, whole genome shotgun sequence, a single genomic window includes:
- the LOC139899422 gene encoding uncharacterized protein: MLRGHNRMAGLPTDQSSFLSFLMKFMVFCQLIMIFRPQLHLLMLTNRVQVAYLICPPSGRHSTNNDRLCLICTPFAESLNDNERVCRSPVSPNSGLFNSDGASSFYEVLGDCNNVCVNCDANFWYEERAINFTVNYV; encoded by the exons ATGTTACGGGGACATAATCGTATGGCTGGGTTACCCACTGATCAATCGTCTTTTTTATCGTTTCTGATGAAGTTTATGGTATTTTGTCAACTGATAATGATCTTCAGACCGCAACTTCATCTACTTATGCTAACGAATCGAGTTCAGGTGGCAT ATCTAATCTGTCCACCATCAGGTCGACACTCAACTAATAATGATCGATTAT GTTTAATATGTACACCATTTGCTGAATCTTTGAATGATAATGAAAGAGTGTGCAGATCGCCTGTTTCTCCTAATTCAGGGTTGTTTAATTCGGATG GTGCTTCTTCTTTTTATGAGGTTTTGGGCGACTGTAATAACGTTTGCGTCAATTGTGATGCCAATTTTTGGTACGAAGAACGAGCTATAAACTTTACTGTAAATTATGTATGA